In the genome of Anguilla anguilla isolate fAngAng1 chromosome 15, fAngAng1.pri, whole genome shotgun sequence, the window acacacacactggaatgGGAGCTCAGTGCTGTACGTTACCTTGTACGCCAGGCCCCACACTGCCGGCCTGCCGATGAAAACGCACTTGGCTCCAAGGGCCACGGCCTTCAGCACGTCGCTGCCCGTACGGATCCCTCCGTCCAGGTAGACCTCGATCCTGCCTTGAACCGTGTCCACAATCTCAGACAGCGCATCTATCTGTGGGGcaaaggggaaggggagggtaATCCAACACTGtttaaatgttatgacagtaaGAACTTGTGTTCTTGTACGTTTTCATATTTTCCTaaaccttttcctttttttcccccaaaattgGTTTGGcatacctttttttcccccctcctacCTTAACTGGTTGTAAACCCAGAAACTGTAGACATTCCTTAGTTCATTTCTTACAATGAAGGGCGAGTTCACTCTATGGCAACACGAAGCATTACCATGTAGGTGCAACACAGATTGCTGGATAAGGATTatacaaattaattataaatactTATTCCCTCATTATGTGTTCATTTGTCACTGGAATTTATTCTTTCTGAACTATCTGCCTGACTGCTCTGCCTGAGGCTCCGATGcaacagagagggagcaggtactacgcgtgcgcgcatgtgtgtgcgcgcgtgtgtgtgtctgcatgtgcaatATGCGTCGTGTTGATCAACATGATAAGGCATATTCCGGCTGGAAATATTTCTTCTGCGCAAATGTGCACAGaatttccatttgcatttgtgtctcTCACATTGACCTTTAGAAGCTTTTTGATTTGCTATTGACTGACAGGGTTCAGCAGTGTGTCTGAAGTGCAGGTTGAGCGGGGGGGGGTCTAAGGATTTAGCTTTCCCTCACCGTGGCGGGGCCTCCGTCCAACTGCCGGCCCCCATGATTGGACACAATGATGCCCTGCACTCCGTGCTCCACCGCCAGCTCTGCATCTTCCTTGGTCAAGATTCCCTTGATGATGATTGGCAGGCGGGTAAGGGATTGCAGCCAATAGACATCCTTCCAGCTGATGGATGGGTCCAGAGTGTTGGCTGGGATCCCGTACTCCTCAGGACCTGCGTTCTCCTGCAGGGAAGGTCGCAAACAGACGTGTTCAGGAACTGCACCCACAGATGCCTGCTGGAAGAACGAGAGTCTAGAGGAGAACAAGTTCTGTCTCACTGACATGCAAACAAATAGGAGCTTATTGAAGAATAAGACTGAAGACCAAAGCTTCAAAATACTGCGGCCATTTTGATTAACCTTTTCCACTCAAAGATGATTTAGATACTGTAGTAAGGAGCTTGGTTGCTATCATGGGCACCAAGCCAAGGACTTCTGATTCTGAATTTTAAAGGGCTGTGTTGTTTTGGTTCCAATTCCTCATATGTTGGTAAGAAACTGAAAGCCGTATCAACATACAGATCATTGCTAGTGAGTCTGTGCTACTGGACTGGTTAGGACTTGAtattatattgaaatatatgcGTCATACCAGGTTACAAGCACGAACAAATGAGTCTACTAAGACTACATTTATCACCTCTGGCTTTTGGTAGTGTGTTGGGTAGTATGACGGCTAACGTGTGCTGTCCTGTTTGAATTCTGCTTGGTGCACTGGGGTTACTCTCATGCTGTGAAAATTAACAGAGAGGTAATATAAAAGTTTTTCACCTTTACCTCAAAGACTCCATCGAAGTTCTTGACCTTGAGGTGCGGTGGCAGTTTGAACTGGTTGCGGATGTCGTTGCGGCGCTTCCCGGTGTACGGTACGTCCACGGTGAGGACCAGGGCCTTGTAGCCGAGCGCCTCCACGCGGTGCACGATCTGCTCGGACACCTTGCGGTTGCGGTACACGTACAGCTGGAACCAGCGGTACCCGTTGGGCGCAGCGGCAACAATCTCCTCCACTGAGCAAGTGGAGTAGGTACTggtaatataacaagtgttcaCTGCCTCTGTGGCTGAGACACAGAAAGAGGCTTTTTACCAAACCTCTACTGGATAGGAGTCGGAAGAAAATGCATAGCTCTTCAGGTGAAAAGTATTTGATGAAAgaatttgccccccccccccagtttctcCAGTAAGAACCTATGTAGCATTTCCAACTTGCAGTAGGATGTACAGGATTGGTCACATTCAAGGTGAACTATGTTACCAAAATCTGATGACTAGTGTCACTTAGGGGTGTTGGGCCATTTTTGATGAGGCTGGCTGATCTCACCCTAAGTTGAAATCTGTGGTCAGCTGACCTGTGGCTGCTTACCAGTTTGGgctttgcattttgaattaacACACGTGCATCCTGTGGCATGTGCTCCTCGTTGCCCACTGCTGATGGTGTTTTTCCCCTTACTGACATTACCTTAGACGTGCTCACTAATTACCACCAAGCTCAGCCATCTTAGTTACTGAAGTTCCCATCAGATATGCCCCAACATTCACCCTTCTTTAGAGGGTGCAGGATTTCCTTGccctgtggtcctgtgtttacaatcaaagaagtcttcTCCTCTGTATTCAACCCTGCCCTCTCATCCCGAGTACCCGACTTCAGTCATGTAGCAACCTAACGTAACCAGCTGGATTGCTAGAGGCAGCTTGCTCGCGTGACTAACTCAAAGGCAGTATTTCCCAGACAGCTTCATAGCAGGAATTTGTGAAACCCAGAGTGTACACGGAGGGACGCTGGACCTGAGTGTTTCCTTGTCACTGGTGTAGTTCAGACTGACAGACCAAGCCACGATCATAAAAGAGAATTCCAACAGAACATACAAAACATCCACTGCTTTAAATTAATTGATGATAGACCTATGCTCCTCAACTGAggacaataatttaaaaaactgtggaCAATAGCAAACAAACATTCATGCATGTGGTCCGCACTGGGTACTGTGGTTAGAGCACTGGATTCTGGGTTTGAGAATCTTTGGGTTGATTTCTTGAAGAAGGTTACTGCATCCCCTTAATCACAAACAACCAGTACAGCTATTTAAATTTTAGAGAAGGTTTAGAGaagagctgcccaaccctgttcctggagaacattacattacagacatttagcagatgctcttatccagactataattttttacatagcatttacattgcatccatttatacagctggatatatactgaagcaatgcagggtaagtaccttgctcaagggtacaacggcagtgtccaggaattgaacctatgacctttcagttacaagcccagttccttacctactatgctacactgccgccccttGAGAActatcgtcctgtaggttttcattccaaccctaacaaagcacatcacattcaacagctagagatcttgctgagctgctaattagtagaatcagatgcACAAAATTAgaattgaagtgaaaacctacaggacagtagatctccaggaacagggttgggcagccctgctctacagCCTCTGCCTGTGCAGACTGATGAAGCAGGCCAATGCTGTCctccaggggtgcacaacttcAGTCCTGGAACCGGTCTGCACGCtggttttgttccaaccagttaccgtagttttagttttctaaCAGCTCTctatgctggttcactcctgtacctGAGCTCAGTAACAGATTTGGGCAACCCTGGTTTAGAGACATTATACACCTGATGATCTGGGGCCTTGTTGACCATGTGTATAACAGGGTGCCGTTGGGCCCCCTTTACCTCTGGCAGTGGCCATCTCGCCCTCGTGCCAGGCCAGGCAGTGGAAGGCGGTTGGCGCGATGCCCACGGGGAAGCTGATCTCGGTGCCCTGCACCGTGGTCCTGGTGTCGCTGATGGACACGTCCCTCAGGATCCGCGGCCGCAGCCGGATCCTGTGGACATGAGAGCACAAAACGAGGGATCGAAACGCTTGTGAGCACGGACCATAAGTCACACACCCTCCTGGTTTTTCTGGTGGCCCTGGTGGTCTGCAGCTCTGCATTTGTAGGGGTAGTCAGTAACTGTTAGTATGTAGCCCTACACAGTATTTCTAGGGGTGGTCAGTGAGTGTTAGTATGAAGCCCTACACAATATTACTCTGGGTGGTCAGTGAACTGTTGGATCAGTTGGCTGGTAGTATGTGGCGCTGCAGAGTATATGTTCCTCTGTATAGGGTGCAGTACCGTTTGTACGCCAGCAGGTTGTCATCCCTGGTGCAGCACTCGTCTGCCCCAGCTGCGTAGTAGTCCCAGGTGGCCTTGGAGAGATGCTCCCTGGCGTACTCCTCAAAGTCGGTCAGACAGACCATCGCCATTTCCACACAGCGCACTCCCTCTCTGAGCAACAGAACAGGACCACCGTCTTCCTCATTTTAAGCACAGCGGTCAGTGTTCAGTCTTCATCATTAATCTCGTCATCACCATCGCATCATCATCTCCGTCACTATCGATGTTACGTCAT includes:
- the hao2 gene encoding hydroxyacid oxidase 2 isoform X4, with the protein product MSITGCNKEGVRCVEMAMVCLTDFEEYAREHLSKATWDYYAAGADECCTRDDNLLAYKRIRLRPRILRDVSISDTRTTVQGTEISFPVGIAPTAFHCLAWHEGEMATARATEAVNTCYITSTYSTCSVEEIVAAAPNGYRWFQLYVYRNRKVSEQIVHRVEALGYKALVLTVDVPYTGKRRNDIRNQFKLPPHLKVKNFDGVFEVKENAGPEEYGIPANTLDPSISWKDVYWLQSLTRLPIIIKGILTKEDAELAVEHGVQGIIVSNHGGRQLDGGPATIDALSEIVDTVQGRIEVYLDGGIRTGSDVLKAVALGAKCVFIGRPAVWGLAYKGEEGVREVLQILNDEFRLSMALAGCRNVAEINRNLIQFSKL
- the hao2 gene encoding hydroxyacid oxidase 2 isoform X2, translated to MSITGCNKEGVRCVEMAMVCLTDFEEYAREHLSKATWDYYAAGADECCTRDDNLLAYKRIRLRPRILRDVSISDTRTTVQGTEISFPVGIAPTAFHCLAWHEGEMATARATEAVNTCYITSTYSTCSVEEIVAAAPNGYRWFQLYVYRNRKVSEQIVHRVEALGYKALVLTVDVPYTGKRRNDIRNQFKLPPHLKVKNFDGVFEASVGAVPEHVCLRPSLQENAGPEEYGIPANTLDPSISWKDVYWLQSLTRLPIIIKGILTKEDAELAVEHGVQGIIVSNHGGRQLDGGPATIDALSEIVDTVQGRIEVYLDGGIRTGSDVLKAVALGAKCVFIGRPAVWGLAYKGEEGVREVLQILNDEFRLSMALAGCRNVAEINRNLIQFSKL
- the hao2 gene encoding hydroxyacid oxidase 2 isoform X5, whose product is MSITGCNKEGVRCVEMAMVCLTDFEEYAREHLSKATWDYYAAGADECCTRDDNLLAYKRIRLRPRILRDVSISDTRTTVQGTEISFPVGIAPTAFHCLAWHEGEMATARATEAVNTCYITSTYSTCSVEEIVAAAPNGYRWFQLYVYRNRKVSEQIVHRVEALGYKALVLTVDVPYTGKRRNDIRNQFKLPPHLKVKNFDGVFEENAGPEEYGIPANTLDPSISWKDVYWLQSLTRLPIIIKGILTKEDAELAVEHGVQGIIVSNHGGRQLDGGPATIDALSEIVDTVQGRIEVYLDGGIRTGSDVLKAVALGAKCVFIGRPAVWGLAYKGEEGVREVLQILNDEFRLSMALAGCRNVAEINRNLIQFSKL
- the hao2 gene encoding hydroxyacid oxidase 2 isoform X3; this encodes MAMVCLTDFEEYAREHLSKATWDYYAAGADECCTRDDNLLAYKRIRLRPRILRDVSISDTRTTVQGTEISFPVGIAPTAFHCLAWHEGEMATARATEAVNTCYITSTYSTCSVEEIVAAAPNGYRWFQLYVYRNRKVSEQIVHRVEALGYKALVLTVDVPYTGKRRNDIRNQFKLPPHLKVKNFDGVFEQASVGAVPEHVCLRPSLQENAGPEEYGIPANTLDPSISWKDVYWLQSLTRLPIIIKGILTKEDAELAVEHGVQGIIVSNHGGRQLDGGPATIDALSEIVDTVQGRIEVYLDGGIRTGSDVLKAVALGAKCVFIGRPAVWGLAYKGEEGVREVLQILNDEFRLSMALAGCRNVAEINRNLIQFSKL
- the hao2 gene encoding hydroxyacid oxidase 2 isoform X1, yielding MSITGCNKEGVRCVEMAMVCLTDFEEYAREHLSKATWDYYAAGADECCTRDDNLLAYKRIRLRPRILRDVSISDTRTTVQGTEISFPVGIAPTAFHCLAWHEGEMATARATEAVNTCYITSTYSTCSVEEIVAAAPNGYRWFQLYVYRNRKVSEQIVHRVEALGYKALVLTVDVPYTGKRRNDIRNQFKLPPHLKVKNFDGVFEQASVGAVPEHVCLRPSLQENAGPEEYGIPANTLDPSISWKDVYWLQSLTRLPIIIKGILTKEDAELAVEHGVQGIIVSNHGGRQLDGGPATIDALSEIVDTVQGRIEVYLDGGIRTGSDVLKAVALGAKCVFIGRPAVWGLAYKGEEGVREVLQILNDEFRLSMALAGCRNVAEINRNLIQFSKL